The genomic interval GCTCCACAGTCAGGTTGGTTTGTCCAAAACTGACAGAGACTTTCTGGATTCCAAAAGTCCCATTGGTCTCTATCTCATAGATGACCtgaaatacaaaagtaaaatcaattaataaaatttatttattcactcatttattcatctatttagaGAGTGCAtatgtgagagggggaggggtagaggaaggagaggaaatctcaagcaggctccatacccagtgtggagcctgatgtggggctcaatctcatgaccatgagatcatgacctgagccaagagttgatcgcttaaccaactgagccaaccaggtacccctaaaaattatttaatgggCCAATTATACAGAAGattttctgtctttaagagttTTATTATAACTAAATGAGTGTACAGCATAGTGAATACAGTTAACagtagtatatttatatttgaatgttgctgagagtagatcttaagttctcactgcaggaaaaaaatgtgtaactgtgGTAATGAATATCAACTAAACTCAACTGGTGATCATttcactatgtgtgtgtgtgtgtgtgtgtgtgtgtgtgtgtgtgtatgaaattatCATGTGGTGtacttaaatatgtatgtgtgtgtatatatatatatatatatatatatatatatatatatgaaattaccACCTTGtgtacctaaaactaatacagtgtAACATATGAAATTATCATGtggtatacctaaaactaatacaatgtaatatgtcaattatatctcaataaaaggaATAACTGAACGAGGGAAACTAAACAAGTAATCTTAAAAATGCTAAACACGAATACCAtgaaaagataggggcgcctgggtggcgcagtcggttaagtgtccgacttcagccaggtcacgatctcgcggtccgtgagttcgagccccgcgtcgggctctgggctgatggctcagagcctggagcctgtttccgattctgtgtctccctctctctctgcccctcccccgttcatgctctgtctctctctgtccccaaaataaataaacgttgaaaaaaaagataaagtagtaGACTTCATATTATATCTACACATGCAAAAAGATACTGGATCTTTGAAAGGGTTTTGAAAGGGTTTGAAAACTCTTTGACAGGGTTCATGGGAGAAGTGAGTTTATGGTAAGGAtcgaaagggaagaaaaatgagttCTGATTGTGTGCAGAGAAGATGAGTAGAGAGGGGAGCATGGAATGGACACCAGGTTTACTTGATTCTCCCAATGTCTGAGGATGAGTGAAGATAGTAGCTGGAAATGGAAGTCATAAGCAATTGAAGGTAACCTTAGATTTCTGAGAAGACTTTAAAATGATGCTTAAGACAATTCTTCCTTCTGTAGCTTGATTAAAAGGGAGAATAGAGGAAAAGAAGTGGACTCCTCTATTTCAGATTTTCAGATGATACTAGTTTTTTTCAggagaagaaaatgtggtatgaaCTATAATAAACCGCCAATAGGTAAAGATAGAAAAGTCAGAAGTAACCTTAGTCTTTTGGGTGTGAAATATGGGAGAAAGGCAGCAATGGAAACTGAAACATGGTAGGAGGAAGGTGATGGGCTCAGCTTTTGACATGTTAAGTTCCATGCACAAAAATTCCTGTGGGGTTGGTCTGGTACTTAATGGAAGATGAGGCACATCAACAACCAACAAACAGTCCAGAATCTGAGATCAGCATCCTTACCTGGGAAACCACATTCTGACAAATGTTTCCAGACAAGAGAGGAGAACCAGCCTGTGAGACAAGGGTTACAGGAACCTGGAACTAGCAAGGAGAAGAAGTGAATCAACTGAGATTGAAAGCAGTATTTTCTCTTCTAGCTACATATAATATTGAAatgagtatttttcatttttgatcaccaccttcctctctccttcccattgCCAGCCTACaacttaagataaaaaaaaaaaatcatttaaaatcagcACTTCTCAAAACATATTTCTCAGGTCCTTAATTTTACTGGATATAAAATAAAGGTTCTATGgtcaaataaattttaggaataCTATATCTGGTATTCCCCTTAGAGAGTACCAGGGTCCTATAGCACATTAAAGACTCCAAGAAGACCCCTCTAAATATAATGTTTAACTTTACTTAACCCAATGTTTCTGAAACTTATCTAACAccttgtgaatttttatttcatgtgatGCTTATTAATCATAAAGAACTTACATGGGAAAATGTTTTACGTCCACACCTAACAGTTTGATATTCACACACAGATTTCCTTTCACAACTACAATCTAGACTGAAACTGCCTCAGATGCAAATGGACCAAATAGTCTCcttattttttcctgataaacAACGTCGTACCTTCGTATTCTGCAGATCAGTCATACCTCTTGGAACCTAGAATAAGAGAACAGCAAGAACCATGAGTGTGCATAGACCTCAGAGAAAATTTCCAGGAGCTTGTGGTTTCACATGTGGGGAGGAAAAACTAACATATTAGAATGATTCTTCTCTTCCACCTGACTCTTCTTAATACTAAAATGCCATGAGTAAAGCTGAGGGGAGATTGGACTGTGACACGCCTGCTCTGAGCAGAGCTCTACAGAATGGCAAAAGCAAGAGGTTTCGGTGAAATAGTGAAATGATATCCCCTCCCACCGTCCAAGCCAATCCCATTAGCCAGGAGGGTAGAATCTCTTATCCTGGATGTATATCCTCtattcttccatctttctttaGATGACAGGGTTTTTGGGCCCTCTGCCTTTTTTGTAGCTCTTAGGCATTCTGACTTTCAGTTCAGTGCTTTTCCCACAACCCAATGGTGGGAAGCATGTTGACTTGGAGGGTAGGGACACCACCTTTAAGACTGTGAAGTTATAATAAGAGGCAGCATTGAGGGCTGGATCCAAGGTGCAGCTATTGGTCAGGTTCTTGAAGAAACGAGCACAGGTTGTACTTTTACTCTCCAGGAAACCTTAGAACACAAAGAATTAAGGGagtgataaaaaagaaagtctattttctttttatttaaaacaactttttttagggtttttttttaaaaacgattTCTAAGAaagtctatttttcatttttattttctgtaattttttttttaatgtttatttatttttgagacagagagagagacagagcgtgagtggggtaggggcagagagggagggagacacagaatccgaagcaggctccaggctccgagctgtcagtacagagcccaaagcggggctcgaacccacgaaccatgagatcgtgacctgagtcgaagctggatgcttagctgactaagccaccaaggcacccccaagAAAGCCTATTTTAAATTGAACAAAAAGGTTGGCACTTTTGTTTTGGACTCACCCGCAGGattgctctcagcacagagccccccagcACCAACTCCGGCAGGCTGCCTCAGCAAGCTGATTACAGACCACTTGGGGAAATATGTCAAAATGGGGTCCCCAGCCTGAATAAAGTACAGTAGAAATTTATCCACAGTGAGATTGGACAGAACtctaccagaaaagaaaaagtagaaacaaaaattaactcaatgaCTTGTTAATATGGACAATACTGCCTTCTAAAAGAGTTGACAATGGTTTACCTAGTTGCAGCGGGGTACCTCAAAGATACCCCGTCAATTGTCAGCTACGAGGGAAAAACCACACCAAACAATCCCATCCCTATCCCCAGGCTCACCCTGTAAAAAGGTGGTGGCGACTGGGTTTGGAATGTTGAAGTGAATGATTCGCCTCCAAACTCTGTAGCCAAGGTCTGGAAGTTGGTTGCATTGACCTTTTGGAGCTTCTGGAAATAGTTTAATcttgctagaattttttttttttttttttaaatgaaaaggggtttagataaaagaaaaacatttattttaaaatatctggcaTGCCAagtaactacttaaaaaaatattattggggCATAATATATACATAGCAAAGTATGCAAATGCACTCATCTTAAGTATAaactcaaaagatttttttacatatttatatacttttattccCGCTACTCAGTGTAAGTTATAGAACATTTTCCCAGAGAACTCCCAATCAATAACACTCCACTTTCAAAGAGAACAAGTGTGATTTTTATCGCCTTCTATTTTATGTGTAATCTGTTAAAGGAATTATTGTTTTACTATTGACATCTAAGATAAGAATACGGCCAATGAATACCAGTCAGTTCCATGTCCTTAATGCCAGGAATGTGAGTGATTAGCAGACTGCGATGAAGACAGGAGGTTCAATAATGTTCACATTTGCCCCATACCAGATGAGTCTCTAGTACAACAAAAAGGTACTGTTTCCGTCAGAACATGGCAAAGCTAGAGACAACATTCAATTTGTCCTCTCCTTccggtttcttcttcttcttcttctttttaatgtttatttattgtcgagacagagagagcatgagtggaggagggtagagagaaggagacacagaatctgaggcagactccaggctctgagctgtcagcacagagcccgacgcgggcctcgaacccacggactgagagatcatgacctgagccaaagtcagaggctcaaccgactgaggcgcccaggcgccccatccttccTGTTTCTTCTAAACCTCAACTAATCAGTCCTGATAATAATGTTTCCACCTCTCAAGTAATTGGCTTTATGTTTCCCTCCTTTCACTTCATAAtgtctacatttaaaatttcagacACTCCAAAGGGGTATATTTTGTAACAATTCTATAACTTATATTAAACAAACATGTAAATGTATCTAAGTTCCTGTAGCCAGCTCCTTATGTCTAACACGGATGACTGAAATTAAAGGTTTGTACAGGTTTTCTGATCCACAGCCAATAGGGCATAAGAAATTGCAAACGTTCACTactaagagaaagagagggagcaggtGAAGAGGTAGAAGAGGGCAGATGATGgaaattcaacagaaaaaaaaagttaaaaaaaaaaagtcacgttAGGTAACATGAACAGCCAATACATTTCTACTCACAGTTGTTCACAAGGACACAAAACTGCCTTACTCCACCTGAATCCATGAAAACTCTCGAAGGAAATGGGGAATTACTCCTGAAGATAAGAGAGTTGTCCACACACATCCAACTCGAAGACCTGAGAGGAAATAGGACGAAGAAGAGATACATTTAGAAGTGGAGGGTTTGGTCCAAAGGATGTGCCCCATGGATGTCAGTCAATGCCTGAGAGAGACCTCCTTGGGCATCCATAGGACAACACAAAGGTCCTATTCTATCGGAGGGTCCTGCTCTAGAGAATCCGAGGAGTAACTTCACTCCTGGGAAAAACCAAGGTAATTCTCCTTACAGAAGTGGAAGTGGGGGTGGAAGGCAGGAAGGATAACTCCTCCTACTTCCAAACATGACTTATTACAATTAGACCCTACAGGGTCTCAATCTCCTTTAGGATTCTACCGGCACACGGCAGCTCACCTCACGCTGCCCggaaggcagaaggagaaaaCTGTCCTCGGATGGAGAAGGTAGCAGTCCCTGTCGCAACAGCAATTTATGTCGCAGGTACCAGGAGTCAAGTCACAGACACAAACCGGTAAGGCTATGAAGGTAAAGCAGAGGGAATGGGGTGAGGATTCCCAAACTTCCGAGCGCGAATTCCCATCTTGCGACAGTCCCACTCCTCACTTAGTGGCAATCCACTTTTTCCACAGAATTTTAGATCTAAGGCAGTGGTTTTCCATCCCCGCATCTCCTCCCCTCACCTGGGAAGAGGTCTACGGTCCCATTCTCAGGTGCAGAGGGGGTCACAACCGTAGGGCCCACCGTAGAGATTCCAGGCACAGGCCAGGGAGTTTCAGATCCCTCCGAGGATTGAAGGGTCCCTCCAGGCGACGCTGGCCCCACGTCCGAAGGGGTGGGTGCAGCCCCTGACGGAGAGGAAGGCTGAAGCCAGACGCCCTCGGGAACCATCAGGAAGAACACCTGCAGTAGCATGAGCTGCGGGATGCACATGGGGGAAGTCAAGACCCCCACGAGTTTAAAGTGGGTTTCAGCGGTCCCGAGGCGCGTCGGGGGAGGATGGTGGAAGGAGTCGCATCGCGTCTGACGTCTTCCGCATGCACCTGCTCATTGGTTCACGGCTATGGCCGAGAGTTTTTCAGCCAATAGAAAGCGGCGTTGTTACAGCTCTTTTAACAGCTTTTAGCGTGCGCCCTCCTCCTTAGGCCGGCCGCGCCCCGCCTCCGTCGCTTGGTAACGGCCAAACTCTCGGAGGAGCCCTTGCCCCTTCTCTCCGCTAGGTGACAGTAGAAGGTCAGCGGAAAGACAGGTGGCTCGGAGTGTGGCGCCGGCGTCGCGGCCCACAGGACTGGGGCCTTCCTCGATAGAGGGAAACCCTAGAGGCTGGAGCGAGAATTGTACATCTCTTCCACCCGGGGTTCTGAAGGTGAGAAACTCTTTCTAAGGAAAAATAATGATCTCGGGGAAGAAAATACACTGAAGTTCatatataccttaaaaaaaagtcacctctaaatattgtattttttggaaACGGAAAGATTCGGCTTCTTAAATTTTAACattgagaaatattaaaaaagttaaacctCAATAAATGTTGTAATCGTTACCTGTGGACTGTGTAGctgttattagaaaaaataaagaagggggtGAGAAATGGGGTAGCAAAAAATGTGAGAagcgagggagagaaagagtagagaaaggagagacagatttTCTAGAAGAAGCAGGGATGGAAATagccaagggagagagaagaaaaattagtttttgcTATTATAGTCGCCACTTTTTGTAGCCCTCTTGGGAAAGTTTTGGTCTTTCCCAGGAGTGGCagtgttttcttctcattctctgaaACACCATCTGATAGAACGTTCTGCAATGTTGGAAATGTTCTCTATCTGCATGTTCAGTGCTATATATGTGGCTATATATAATCAGGCTATATGTGGCTGCTGTTCCCTGGAAATGTGGCTACTTTGACTTAggagcttaatttaaaaattttcattaattcaaaGTTAAATAACTACATGTGATTAGCAGCTACCATTTGGACAGTGCAACTCTGGATGATCAAAATCTTGCTCCGGCTAAGACCCGATGTTTTCCTCAGTCTGCACAGGTCTGACATCTGTATTATTTCAGTTGCTTATTTTGGAGGTAGAAACTGAGATCTGGTAGGAGTTACTTAAAATCTGGTGTATTTACCTAACCTCTAGCCACTACCTCCTTTTCCAAGTGAAAAACATAGGCAGATAAATTTTAGGATCCCCGACCTTTCTCACATTCTCTGGCAAGGTATTGATATTCTAATGTTTTGAAATCAGTAGCTAAATGTATGTCTGTGGTATAAATGTTCTCAAAcgtatttttatttagttatttacttagtttttattGAAGTGTGATTAACATAAATGTTACgttggtttcaggtgtaccacatattaattcaacaattctatacattatccTGTGCTCACAATGGTAAGTGTAATCACCGTCTGTCACCCAACAACATTACGATATTACTGATAtaccctatgctgtacttttcatctctgtgacttatttattttatagctgtaagtcaaatatattttcatgtgattGTGTGATGGACTGCTAGAAGAAACATGCATATTTGTGTTTGGGCATAAAGCATTTATCTACCTTATTAGTAATTTCTGGATGAAAGAGCAAAGTTTAGATCAttcaaattatatgtatttactaGAACATAAACACAAACCAGGgggttttgtctcttttgttcactgatatatCCCAGGCCTAGAATGGCACCTAGGACATGTTAGATgtgcattaaatatttttcttttctttttttaatgtttatttattttagagagaaagagaaagacagaacatgagcaggggaggggcagcaagagggggagacacagaatccgaagcagactccaggctctgagctgtcagcacagagcctgatgtggggcttgaacccatcaactgtgagatcgtgacctgagctgaagtcggacacttaaccgactgaggcaccctaGCGCccctaaggtttatttatttttgagagagggagagagagaatgcaagctggggaggaccagtgagagggagacagaggatccaaagcaggctctgtgctgacagcagacagcctgatgcgtagctcgaacccacgaaccatgagatcatgacctgagctgaagtcggacacttaactgactgagccacccaggtactcctaaatattttttaaaagagcgTTTTGTTGAACTCTTTAGATTTAGCTCTGAATATTTagagtttatattattttgggattgcatgtgtttatataaaatttctattGTACAACCAATTGGAGattattttagatttacaaatTTGGAATTTACACTGTAACATCAATGGTAAATCAGTGATAAATTATTCCTGAATTTATTAGTATTGGCAAAAGAGTCTGTTGATTGAGTAATTTTAGGGTGGAGTACAGAGAAATAAcatctcaggattttttttttttttttttcacctcaggATCTGAGTTgctctttcttattattttttttttatttattttttttttcaacgtttatttatttttgggacagagagagacagagcatgaacgggggaggggcagagagagagggagacacagaatcggaaacaagctccaggctctgagccatcagcccagagcccgacgcggggctcgaactcacggaccgcgagatcgtgacctggctgaagccggacgctcaaccgactgcgccacccaggtgccccatctctttcttatttttaattttagcacttaacaaagtttttaaaatagctattttttaaaaatactgttttttgttATAGTTGagcaaaaatattatttgtgttGTTACTGTTATATGTTAGTAGGAATCTGTAATACAGAACTCTCAATTCTTTTGAGATCTAGTATTAATATCTAAAAGgtaattttcggggcgcctgggtagcttggtcggttgagcgtccgacttcagctcaggtgagccccgcgtcgggctctgtgctgacagctcagagcctggagcctgtttcagattctgtgtttccgtctctctctgcccctcccctgttcatgctctgtctctctctgtctcaaaaataaataaacgttaaaaaaaattttttttaaggtaattttcatgaaggaaaatgaaatttattcaCACGTGTCATGCAGATGCCAGTTTTAGCATGGAGACCATGCTGAATTGAAATAGCTTAATATGACATCACTTCAGAACCAGAGATTTCCACATTAGATCATATGATACTAGCAGCTGTCTGTGTTTGGTATTAAAAGAGTTCAATATGTGCTTAAAAATTTAGCTGAGATTGAATCAAGATGGCCAACTGAGAGCAAGTTCTTGCCTCTCCCAACTCGTCCCTTCTTTCCCAAGTCTAAGAATTACAAACAAGTTACATGGGTTCACAAACTCATGTGTATCCATGCACATACTTTGACATTGAAAAACATGAAGGAGTGCTATCAATGGACCAGACATTGTGAGAATCCTtgaaaaaataggaaacagaTGGGATTGGACTGAAGGTAGACAGCAAAAAGTTGCATAACATAGGCTTAATGCAGAAATGCAGATGGCTTTTGGGGATATTCTatgtacagagaaaaaaaaaactattggtaTCAGTAGGGTCCTTGAACAATGTGTGAGTTATTGATTGAGGTACGGCTATAGAAGAGACAGGTGGGGCAACCTCTCAACCTTACTCCCACTCATACATGCAGTGGATGGCAAAAGGACTTGTTCCTAAAGGGAACAGGGACAGTCCATGTAGGTACTTTTGCTGAAAAGCTGTGATGGCTTTTGATAtctgggaggaagagggaggcctCACATCTTAAAGACTGATACTAGCTCACCTTGTCAAGCTGCACATGCAACATTCCTCCACAAATCCTTGAGGcagaatgcaaagagaaaatctataaataatatgCATTAAAAGACACATTACCTTCAAAAGAGAATAATAAGACACATGTCACTTTTTACAGAAATGTGGAAAGCTATAAAAGGTTAAATGTCTTAGAAGGAGCTAACCTAgtattctatacccagcaaaataTCCTTCAGACATGAAGTTaagataaaaatgtgtttagaaaacaaacattGAGAAAGATCTCCACCAACAAACCCACACAAAAAATTGCTAAAGGGAATTGTTCAGGCTAAAGGAAAAATGATCCCAGATGGAAGCACAGATGCAGGAATAAATTAAGAGCaaggaaaaagataaacacaaGGTCAATATATAAAACTCAATTGTATTCCTTTATTACAAATATCATCTAAAATTTTTAGATGATAgagtttataataacaaaattaaatacttaggaataaatctaaaataGTGCAAGATCTCTGCATATCAAACTGTATACTATTTCTGAGAGGAATTAaagcctaaataaatggagagctaTACCAAATTGATGGCTAGGAAGACTTACTAATGCAAACATGTCGgttcttcccaaattgatgtGTAGATTCATTTCAGTCCCAGTAAAAATCCCAGCCTTTTTTGGGTAGAAATTGACTGGCTGATTTCAAATGTCATGTATAATTGCAAAAGGCAAGAATAGTCAAGAGaattttgaagaacaaagttggaaggcCTACTCCTACTATGTATTACCTCTTATTATTAAGACAAATAATGTTTAGAACAAAATGGCATAGCTTTGGCTAtaagatagacaaatagaccaatggaaaagaatggagTCCAGAAACGGACCTACACATATGTGGTCACTTGATCTGTGACAAAAATGGTACTATAGTGCAGTGAGGAAAGGGTGATCATGTCAATATGTTGTATTGGGTCAATTGGATAGTCATACAGACAACAGTGTATCTTAACTAGCTATACATACCCAAACATTAATTTCACATAGACTGTAGACAGTTAacaataaagttaataaaaggtAACATTGAAGAATATTCTCATGATCATAGGGTAGACAAATATTAAACTGGACAGAAAAATAACTgatcataaagaaaaagattgattAAATTGTATCTTATTAAAATTGAGAACTTCTCTTAATgaaaagacatcattaagaaagcaaaaagacaagaTTCTAAATTtgttccctttaaaaatattagctatGAACATGTATTGAATCATTTTCATCAATTTGTACTTTAATTTTGGGAAAAGTGTAGATTCACATGAAGTTGTAGGacataatacagagagatcctgtGTACTCTCTAAAGGTAACACCTTGCAAGACTACAGTACACATCACCAGAATATTAGCATTGATATAATCCACTCATCTTCACTTTTTCCCAGTTTTACTTTTAAGCCTATATGTGTGTCGCAATTTTATTACGCACGTGGTTTCATGTTTCCAACACCACAGAGCAGTTCCGTCAGCACAAGGAtccctcccattgtcctttcATAAACATTccgtctcctcccctcccacttcCTGTCCTCAGGAtccttttttttaaccattattaatttttataataatcatgattaaaataactataatttgaACAGCAGTTCACAGCATTAATCCAAGTAAATCAAATAAATAGTATCTACATTTCTAATAGAAAGTAAAAGTTTGGTAGCTCTGGAGGAACTAATTTCCTTGCTTACTAAGAGATtaataaacaatgaaaacattatagaggaaagaaatatgttttcactttgaaatctttaaaaaaaaacgctTCTTTAGTTGTTTGTATTAATTGCAAGCACTGTACTAATTAGACAGATTACCATTCCTAAATGAAACTCATTTGTGATAAccatctttttctttacattaaagaaacagaattacATGCtatctttttcttcatattaaaagaaaaaggtcgtgatctcatgactTAACAATTTGAGAAATACCACCAAAAAGACGATACTAACTTAGTAAGTCCCATCAGTCGAGTGCCTGCTT from Leopardus geoffroyi isolate Oge1 chromosome D2, O.geoffroyi_Oge1_pat1.0, whole genome shotgun sequence carries:
- the TCTN3 gene encoding tectonic-3 isoform X2, giving the protein MCIPQLMLLQVFFLMVPEGVWLQPSSPSGAAPTPSDVGPASPGGTLQSSEGSETPWPVPGISTVGPTVVTPSAPENGTVDLFPALPVCVCDLTPGTCDINCCCDRDCYLLHPRTVFSFCLPGSVRSSSWMCVDNSLIFRSNSPFPSRVFMDSGGVRQFCVLVNNSRLNYFQKLQKVNATNFQTLATEFGGESFTSTFQTQSPPPFYRAGDPILTYFPKWSVISLLRQPAGVGAGGLCAESNPAGFLESKSTTCARFFKNLTNSCTLDPALNAASYYNFTVLKVPRGMTDLQNTKVPVTLVSQAGSPLLSGNICQNVVSQVIYEIETNGTFGIQKVSVSFGQTNLTVEPDTSLQQHFLIRFRAFQQSTAASLTGPRSGNPGYIVGKPLLALTGDKSHSMTLLQSQGDGICSVKKREVQFGVNAISGCKLRLKKMDCSHLQQEIYQTLHGKTSPEHVAIFGNADPAKKREWTRILSRNCSVSAMHCTSCCVIPVSLEIQVLWAYTGLQSNPQAHVSGARFLYQCQSIKDSQQETEVALTTVVTFVDITQKPEPPRGQPRIDWKLPFDFFFPLKIAFSRGVDSQKGSASLILILCLLVLGVLKLETK
- the TCTN3 gene encoding tectonic-3 isoform X3, with the protein product MCIPQLMLLQVFFLMVPEGVWLQPSSPSGAAPTPSDVGPASPGGTLQSSEGSETPWPVPGISTVGPTVVTPSAPENGTVDLFPALPVCVCDLTPGTCDINCCCDRDCYLLHPRTVFSFCLPGSVRSSSWMCVDNSLIFRSNSPFPSRVFMDSGGVRQFCVLVNNSRLNYFQKLQKVNATNFQTLATEFGGESFTSTFQTQSPPPFYRAGDPILTYFPKWSVISLLRQPAGVGAGGLCAESNPAGFLESKSTTCARFFKNLTNSCTLDPALNAASYYNFTVLKVPRGMTDLQNTKFQVPVTLVSQAGSPLLSGNICQNVVSQVIYEIETNGTFGIQKVSVSFGQTNLTVEPDTSLQQHFLIRFRMTLLQSQGDGICSVKKREVQFGVNAISGCKLRLKKMDCSHLQQEIYQTLHGKTSPEHVAIFGNADPAKKREWTRILSRNCSVSAMHCTSCCVIPVSLEIQVLWAYTGLQSNPQAHVSGARFLYQCQSIKDSQQETEVALTTVVTFVDITQKPEPPRGQPRIDWKLPFDFFFPLKIAFSRGVDSQKGSASLILILCLLVLGVLKLETK
- the TCTN3 gene encoding tectonic-3 isoform X1; its protein translation is MCIPQLMLLQVFFLMVPEGVWLQPSSPSGAAPTPSDVGPASPGGTLQSSEGSETPWPVPGISTVGPTVVTPSAPENGTVDLFPALPVCVCDLTPGTCDINCCCDRDCYLLHPRTVFSFCLPGSVRSSSWMCVDNSLIFRSNSPFPSRVFMDSGGVRQFCVLVNNSRLNYFQKLQKVNATNFQTLATEFGGESFTSTFQTQSPPPFYRAGDPILTYFPKWSVISLLRQPAGVGAGGLCAESNPAGFLESKSTTCARFFKNLTNSCTLDPALNAASYYNFTVLKVPRGMTDLQNTKFQVPVTLVSQAGSPLLSGNICQNVVSQVIYEIETNGTFGIQKVSVSFGQTNLTVEPDTSLQQHFLIRFRAFQQSTAASLTGPRSGNPGYIVGKPLLALTGDKSHSMTLLQSQGDGICSVKKREVQFGVNAISGCKLRLKKMDCSHLQQEIYQTLHGKTSPEHVAIFGNADPAKKREWTRILSRNCSVSAMHCTSCCVIPVSLEIQVLWAYTGLQSNPQAHVSGARFLYQCQSIKDSQQETEVALTTVVTFVDITQKPEPPRGQPRIDWKLPFDFFFPLKIAFSRGVDSQKGSASLILILCLLVLGVLKLETK
- the TCTN3 gene encoding tectonic-3 isoform X4 — its product is MCIPQLMLLQVFFLMVPEGVWLQPSSPSGAAPTPSDVGPASPGGTLQSSEGSETPWPVPGISTVGPTVVTPSAPENGTVDLFPALPVCVCDLTPGTCDINCCCDRDCYLLHPRTVFSFCLPGSVRSSSWMCVDNSLIFRSNSPFPSRVFMDSGGVRQFCVLVNNSRLNYFQKLQKVNATNFQTLATEFGGESFTSTFQTQSPPPFYRAGDPILTYFPKWSVISLLRQPAGVGAGGLCAESNPAGFLESKSTTCARFFKNLTNSCTLDPALNAASYYNFTVLKVPRGMTDLQNTKFQVPVTLVSQAGSPLLSGNICQNVVSQVIYEIETNGTFGIQKVSVSFGQTNLTVEPDTSLQQHFLIRFRAFQQSTAASLTGPRSGNPGYIVGKPLLALTGDKSHSMTLLQSQGDGICSVKKREVQFGVNAISGCKLRLKKMDCSHLQQEIYQTLHGKTSPEHVAIFGNADPAKKREWTRILSRNCSVSAMHCTSCCVIPVSLEIQVLWAYTGLQSNPQAHVSGARFLYQCQSIKGK